Genomic window (Bacillus vallismortis):
ATATTTTGTATTGTGCTCTTTTGCCTCCATTTGAAGGGGCACTCTTTCTGAAATGCTGAGTCCATAGCCTTCAAGACCGGCGATTTTTCGCGGATTATTCGTCAGAAGCTTCATATTCCGCACACCGAGATCGCGTAACATTTGTGCCCCGATGCCATAGTTGCGAAGGTCCGGCAAGAACCCGAGAGCTTCGTTGGCTTCTACGGTATCATAGCCTTGTTCCTGAAGCTTATAAGCTTTTAATTTATTGATTAAACCGATGCCTCGGCCTTCTTGGCGCAAATACAAGAGCACTCCCCGCCCTTCTGCGGCAATTTGCGTCAGCGCGGCGTGCAGCTGCGGGCCACAGTCACAGCGATGAGACCCAAACACGTCACCTGTGAGACATTCAGAATGAACCCGGACCAATACCGGTTCTTCACCGAACGGCACGTCTCCCATCACAAATGCGACATGCTCTTTTCCGTCTACCTCGTTTGTGTATCCGTAAATCTTGAATGTGCCAAAATCAGTGGGCAGCGTAATGTCGACTTCGCGCTCGACAAGTGTTGTCAGGTTGTAACGGTATTGAATTAAATCTTTAATGGTGATCATTTTTAATTGATGCTTTTTCGCTATTTCAATGAGCTCAGGCACTCTTGCCATCGTTCCGTCTTCATTCATAATTTCACAAATGACGCCGGCTCCTTGGGATCCGCAGGCTTCAGCAAGGTCAACAGCAGCTTCTGTATGGCCTGCTCTTTTCAGGACACCTCCTTTTTTCGCAATGAGCGGAAAAATGTGCCCCGGACGCTGAAAATCAGACGGCACGGATTTGCTGTCCAGCAATGCTTGAACGGTAAAAGATCTTTCTTGAGCACTGATACCCGTTTTCGTTTTGCGGTGGTCAATGCTTACCGTAAATGCAGTATGATGAGAATCTGTATTGTGCTCAACCATTGGGTGAAGATCAAGCTTGTCCGC
Coding sequences:
- a CDS encoding bifunctional 3,4-dihydroxy-2-butanone-4-phosphate synthase/GTP cyclohydrolase II produces the protein MFHLIEEALDALKKGEVIIVVDDEDRENEGDFVALAEHATPEVINFMATHGRGLICTPLSEEIADKLDLHPMVEHNTDSHHTAFTVSIDHRKTKTGISAQERSFTVQALLDSKSVPSDFQRPGHIFPLIAKKGGVLKRAGHTEAAVDLAEACGSQGAGVICEIMNEDGTMARVPELIEIAKKHQLKMITIKDLIQYRYNLTTLVEREVDITLPTDFGTFKIYGYTNEVDGKEHVAFVMGDVPFGEEPVLVRVHSECLTGDVFGSHRCDCGPQLHAALTQIAAEGRGVLLYLRQEGRGIGLINKLKAYKLQEQGYDTVEANEALGFLPDLRNYGIGAQMLRDLGVRNMKLLTNNPRKIAGLEGYGLSISERVPLQMEAKEHNTKYLQTKMNKLGHLLHF